A stretch of Henckelia pumila isolate YLH828 chromosome 4, ASM3356847v2, whole genome shotgun sequence DNA encodes these proteins:
- the LOC140864090 gene encoding aspartic proteinase PCS1-like: MEFRCFLFTELIFLAFFMHPTTSSSSSLILPLKAQQISPPQIIPKPPNKLSFRHNVSLTVSLSVGSPPQQVTMVLDTGSELSWLHCNKTPSSSFSPQISTSYRPIPCSSPTCTAKTRDFTIPVSCDANKLCHVILSYADMSSVEGNLASETFRIDGSNSNSLQQNMVFGCMDSSSTTTPDEDSKNTGLIGLNRGALSFVSQMGYPQFSYCISATGSSGVLLFGAANFPWLRPLNYTPMVQMSIPLPYFDRVAYTVQLEGIRVSNTILPLPKSVYEPDHTGAGQTMVDSGTQFTFLLGSAYTALRSEFLRQTRGVLRPYEDPNFVFQGAMDLCYRVELNRAGLPPLPSVNLMFRGVEMSVSGEKLLYRVPGMSRGSDGIFCFTFGNSDLLGVEAYVIGHHHQQDMWMEFDLANSRVGWADFRCDLASQRLGLPQ; this comes from the coding sequence ATGGAGTTTCGCTGCTTTCTTTTCACTGAATTAATATTCCTCGCATTTTTCATGCACCCAacaacttcttcttcttcttcgctGATTCTTCCGCTCAAAGCACAGCAAATTTCGCCTcctcaaatcatcccaaaaccaCCCAACAAGCTTTCCTTCCGCCACAACGTGTCTCTCACAGTTTCCCTCTCCGTCGGCTCGCCTCCCCAGCAAGTCACCATGGTACTCGACACCGGAAGCGAACTCTCATGGCTCCACTGCAACAAAACACCATCCAGCTCTTTCAGCCCCCAAATCTCCACTTCCTACCGCCCCATCCCCTGTTCCTCGCCCACCTGCACCGCCAAGACACGCGACTTCACCATCCCCGTCTCCTGCGACGCAAATAAGCTCTGTCACGTGATTCTCTCCTACGCAGACATGTCATCTGTCGAAGGTAATTTGGCCTCCGAAACTTTCAGGATCGACGGCTCCAACTCCAACAGTTTGCAGCAAAATATGGTTTTCGGGTGCATGGACTCCAGCTCCACCACCACCCCGGACGAAGACTCCAAAAACACCGGCTTGATCGGCTTGAACAGAGGCGCTTTATCCTTCGTTTCGCAGATGGGTTACCCTCAATTCTCGTATTGCATATCCGCCACTGGATCTTCAGGCGTTCTGCTCTTCGGGGCCGCCAATTTCCCCTGGCTTCGGCCGTTGAACTACACTCCCATGGTCCAAATGTCGATTCCTCTGCCTTATTTCGACAGAGTCGCCTACACCGTCCAGCTAGAAGGCATACGGGTTTCCAACACGATCCTTCCTTTACCCAAATCGGTGTACGAGCCCGATCACACCGGAGCCGGCCAGACCATGGTGGATTCCGGCACGCAGTTCACCTTCTTGCTCGGTTCGGCCTACACGGCGCTGAGGAGCGAGTTCCTGCGGCAGACAAGGGGGGTCCTGAGGCCGTACGAGGATCCCAACTTCGTTTTCCAAGGGGCCATGGATTTGTGCTACAGAGTGGAGCTGAACAGGGCCGGTTTGCCGCCGTTGCCGAGCGTGAATCTCATGTTCCGAGGCGTCGAGATGAGCGTTTCCGGCGAGAAATTGCTCTACCGAGTCCCCGGTATGAGCCGGGGGAGCGACGGAATCTTCTGCTTCACTTTCGGGAACTCGGACTTATTAGGAGTCGAGGCTTATGTGATCGGGCACCACCACCAGCAGGATATGTGGATGGAGTTCGATCTAGCCAATTCAAGGGTCGGATGGGCCGATTTTAGATGCGACTTAGCCAGCCAACGGCTAGGATTGCCGCAGTGA